In one Helicoverpa zea isolate HzStark_Cry1AcR chromosome 5, ilHelZeax1.1, whole genome shotgun sequence genomic region, the following are encoded:
- the LOC124630212 gene encoding GATA zinc finger domain-containing protein 14-like isoform X2, with protein MFNKKLYFALIALLVISNVVCGKKSKKNKRPKDQEEQTTIQPNVVAYSTFGFNDVGAYDGFIPTSPDYANFLSGVNQESTTRLYAPAFPSSIDSTGYSGNYGPQAFDGHSYSVNEDNAGQAGMFHYAPNSMNIFNSPNYGTTAEQNKNTESEDTNGQNTDDSDAPVYGTKINSRHKYRAINQFNNSEVNAFNSGYSNLSDDKYLHFPEADSTHDKKPAFIESSGSFQNTNSFVQNYEPTENEDFRKPFSSNVHNVIKFPKVVDFTKLHPYYPNELDTSKILTADSYQPLNPQNSMGSTQMDNTFSNSFNYNNNNNNKFIDSSPKLVDNYNMKNNEDSADKSVVKQNAFFEHGGTDNHVNTRHKNSAHTTKSSEQKKKIKHKPWSSGNYSNDFKDWKDSSSIKGYGYSTNFSNMNFRYDVSEPKKPFNHDEIEPAGSNLVDLTSYQFPESDYSNFKKMPEFNEDDDYNSVSLKDKFKTNEYLNQFKHSFSTVPTTTSYWGNAFKSSDYSSLRDHPKKTHYGDINTDSVVNIPKRPHKLSYPKPTEGKVGDWPHQHSRPHKHNKQPNDWTLNLDTRFKSEEDLLGLRTHDTSHPTYLPTFKPSSSIYDNDNEFKNLVEKWRQSYLKTKYKDVPVRDYESYGSEVKPTHVPIPKPYPVTVPVEKPYPVHIPYVRPVFHHTKPVHEDPENLEEDDYMRRPEVKKPSQYKKRPYGSRNRSRRPSRSSYQERNRRRWPERRRPSSNSEHRHHSRPSEYYSPPYKHHNYEPEDEDEHSDYALYCRRTGNC; from the exons ATGTTTAACAAGAAACTTTACTTCGCGTTAATAGCATTATTAGTTATAAGTAATGTTGTCTGCGGGAAAAAatctaagaaaaataaacgGCCTAAGGATCAAGAGGAGCAAACAACCATACAACCTAATGTAGTCGCCTATTCAACTTTCGGATTTAACGATGTTGGTGCATACGATGGGTTTATACCCACGTCCCCGGATTATGCCAACTTCCTAAGTGGTGTCAATCAAGAATCTACAACAAGATTATACGCTCCTGCATTCCCCAGCTCCATAGACTCTACAGGATATAGTGGAAATTATGGTCCTCAAGCATTCGACGGCCACTCCTACAGCGTGAACGAGGACAACGCAGGGCAAGCCGGTATGTTTCACTATGCACCTAATTCAATGAACATTTTCAATAGCCCTAATTATGGCACAACCgccgaacaaaataaaaatactgagtCTGAAGACACTAATGGGCAAAATACAGATGATTCAGATGCACCAGTTTATGGCACTAAAATAAATTCTCGACATAAATACAGAGCCATCAATCAGTTCAATAATTCTGAAGTCAATGCCTTTAACAGTGGTTATTCAAATTTATCAGACGATAAGTATTTACACTTTCCTGAAGCAGATTCCACACATGATAAAAAGCCTGCGTTCATTGAGTCTAGTGGAAGTTTTCAAAATACTAACAGTTTTGTCCAAAATTATGAACCGACAGAAAATGAGGACTTTCGGAAACCATTCTCTTCCAATGTCCATAATGTAATTAAGTTTCCAAAAGTAGTTGATTTTACGAAATTACACCCATACTATCCTAATGAATTAGATACTTCTAAGATTTTGACAGCGGACTCTTATCAGCCTCTGAATCCTCAAAATTCCATGGGAAGCACTCAAATGGATAATACTTTTTCAAATTCCTTTAAttacaacaataataacaacaataaatttATCGATTCCTCACCAAAATTGGTAGACAATTACAATATGAAAAATAACGAAGACTCTGCTGATAAGTCTGTCGTTaaacaaaatgcattttttgAACATGGTGGAACTGATAATCATGTTAACACACGTCATAAGAATAGTGCACATACAACAAAATCATCTGAACAAAAGAAGAAAATCAAGCATAAACCATGGTCTTCTGGAAATTACAGTAATGATTTTAAAGATTGGAAGGATTCATCGTCCATAAAAGGCTATGGATATTCTACAAATTTCAGTAATATGAACTTCAGATACGATGTAAGTGAGCCCAAAAAACCTTTTAATCATGATGAAATAGAACCAGCAGGCAGCAATTTAGTTGATTTAACAAGTTACCAATTTCCGGAATCGGAttattcaaatttcaaaaaaatgccTGAATTTAATGAAGACGATGATTACAACAGCGTATCATTGAaagataaatttaaaacaaatgaatacctGAATCAATTTAAACACTCGTTCAGTACTGTTCCAACTACAACATCTTACTGGGGAAATGCATTTAAATCATCAGATTACTCATCCCTTAGGGATCACCCGAAAAAAACTCACTATGGAGATATTAATACCGATTCTGTGGTTAACATTCCAAAAAGACCACATAAGTTAAGCTATCCAAAACCGACGGAGGGTAAAGTAGGAGACTGGCCACACCAACATAGCAGACCTCATAAACATAACAAACAACCAAACGACTGGACACTTAACTTGGACACCAGATTCAAGTCCGAAGAAGATTTATTGGGTCTCAGAACGCACGATACCTCTCATCCGACATATTTGCCGACATTCAAGCCGAGTAGCAGTATTTATGACAAtgataatgaatttaaaaaccTGGTTGAAAAGTGGCGTCAGTCATATTTGAAGACGAAATATAAAGATGTACCTGTGCGTGATTATGAAAGTTACGGGTCTGAAGTCAAGCCTACACATGTGCCAATACCGAAACCATACCCG GTGACAGTGCCGGTGGAAAAGCCTTACCCAGTTCATATTCCCTACGTGCGACCAGTATTCCATCACACGAAGCCGGTTCATGAGGACCCTGAGAATTTAGAAGAGGATGACTACATGCGCCGTCCTGAAGTGAAGAAGCCTTCTCAGTATAAGAAGAGACCTTATGG TTCCCGTAACAGATCGCGAAGGCCGTCTCGCTCCAGCTACCAGGAACGCAACAGGAGGAGGTGGCCCGAGCGCCGCCGGCCTTCCTCCAACAGCGAGCACAGACACCACTCCAGGCCCTCGGAGTACTACTCCCCGCCGTACAAGCATCATAACTACGAACCTGAGGATGAGGACGAACACAGTGACTATGCCCTCTATTGCAGGAGAACAGGCAACTGTTGA
- the LOC124630212 gene encoding GATA zinc finger domain-containing protein 14-like isoform X1 encodes MFNKKLYFALIALLVISNVVCGKKSKKNKRPKDQEEQTTIQPNVVAYSTFGFNDVGAYDGFIPTSPDYANFLSGVNQESTTRLYAPAFPSSIDSTGYSGNYGPQAFDGHSYSVNEDNAGQAGMFHYAPNSMNIFNSPNYGTTAEQNKNTESEDTNGQNTDDSDAPVYGTKINSRHKYRAINQFNNSEVNAFNSGYSNLSDDKYLHFPEADSTHDKKPAFIESSGSFQNTNSFVQNYEPTENEDFRKPFSSNVHNVIKFPKVVDFTKLHPYYPNELDTSKILTADSYQPLNPQNSMGSTQMDNTFSNSFNYNNNNNNKFIDSSPKLVDNYNMKNNEDSADKSVVKQNAFFEHGGTDNHVNTRHKNSAHTTKSSEQKKKIKHKPWSSGNYSNDFKDWKDSSSIKGYGYSTNFSNMNFRYDVSEPKKPFNHDEIEPAGSNLVDLTSYQFPESDYSNFKKMPEFNEDDDYNSVSLKDKFKTNEYLNQFKHSFSTVPTTTSYWGNAFKSSDYSSLRDHPKKTHYGDINTDSVVNIPKRPHKLSYPKPTEGKVGDWPHQHSRPHKHNKQPNDWTLNLDTRFKSEEDLLGLRTHDTSHPTYLPTFKPSSSIYDNDNEFKNLVEKWRQSYLKTKYKDVPVRDYESYGSEVKPTHVPIPKPYPIEVPHPVIVPVPRPFPVRVPVSRPVAVPVLREITVPIVKPVPYPVYKKVPYPVEKLVPVPVEKEVTVPVEKPYPVHIPYVRPVFHHTKPVHEDPENLEEDDYMRRPEVKKPSQYKKRPYGSRNRSRRPSRSSYQERNRRRWPERRRPSSNSEHRHHSRPSEYYSPPYKHHNYEPEDEDEHSDYALYCRRTGNC; translated from the exons ATGTTTAACAAGAAACTTTACTTCGCGTTAATAGCATTATTAGTTATAAGTAATGTTGTCTGCGGGAAAAAatctaagaaaaataaacgGCCTAAGGATCAAGAGGAGCAAACAACCATACAACCTAATGTAGTCGCCTATTCAACTTTCGGATTTAACGATGTTGGTGCATACGATGGGTTTATACCCACGTCCCCGGATTATGCCAACTTCCTAAGTGGTGTCAATCAAGAATCTACAACAAGATTATACGCTCCTGCATTCCCCAGCTCCATAGACTCTACAGGATATAGTGGAAATTATGGTCCTCAAGCATTCGACGGCCACTCCTACAGCGTGAACGAGGACAACGCAGGGCAAGCCGGTATGTTTCACTATGCACCTAATTCAATGAACATTTTCAATAGCCCTAATTATGGCACAACCgccgaacaaaataaaaatactgagtCTGAAGACACTAATGGGCAAAATACAGATGATTCAGATGCACCAGTTTATGGCACTAAAATAAATTCTCGACATAAATACAGAGCCATCAATCAGTTCAATAATTCTGAAGTCAATGCCTTTAACAGTGGTTATTCAAATTTATCAGACGATAAGTATTTACACTTTCCTGAAGCAGATTCCACACATGATAAAAAGCCTGCGTTCATTGAGTCTAGTGGAAGTTTTCAAAATACTAACAGTTTTGTCCAAAATTATGAACCGACAGAAAATGAGGACTTTCGGAAACCATTCTCTTCCAATGTCCATAATGTAATTAAGTTTCCAAAAGTAGTTGATTTTACGAAATTACACCCATACTATCCTAATGAATTAGATACTTCTAAGATTTTGACAGCGGACTCTTATCAGCCTCTGAATCCTCAAAATTCCATGGGAAGCACTCAAATGGATAATACTTTTTCAAATTCCTTTAAttacaacaataataacaacaataaatttATCGATTCCTCACCAAAATTGGTAGACAATTACAATATGAAAAATAACGAAGACTCTGCTGATAAGTCTGTCGTTaaacaaaatgcattttttgAACATGGTGGAACTGATAATCATGTTAACACACGTCATAAGAATAGTGCACATACAACAAAATCATCTGAACAAAAGAAGAAAATCAAGCATAAACCATGGTCTTCTGGAAATTACAGTAATGATTTTAAAGATTGGAAGGATTCATCGTCCATAAAAGGCTATGGATATTCTACAAATTTCAGTAATATGAACTTCAGATACGATGTAAGTGAGCCCAAAAAACCTTTTAATCATGATGAAATAGAACCAGCAGGCAGCAATTTAGTTGATTTAACAAGTTACCAATTTCCGGAATCGGAttattcaaatttcaaaaaaatgccTGAATTTAATGAAGACGATGATTACAACAGCGTATCATTGAaagataaatttaaaacaaatgaatacctGAATCAATTTAAACACTCGTTCAGTACTGTTCCAACTACAACATCTTACTGGGGAAATGCATTTAAATCATCAGATTACTCATCCCTTAGGGATCACCCGAAAAAAACTCACTATGGAGATATTAATACCGATTCTGTGGTTAACATTCCAAAAAGACCACATAAGTTAAGCTATCCAAAACCGACGGAGGGTAAAGTAGGAGACTGGCCACACCAACATAGCAGACCTCATAAACATAACAAACAACCAAACGACTGGACACTTAACTTGGACACCAGATTCAAGTCCGAAGAAGATTTATTGGGTCTCAGAACGCACGATACCTCTCATCCGACATATTTGCCGACATTCAAGCCGAGTAGCAGTATTTATGACAAtgataatgaatttaaaaaccTGGTTGAAAAGTGGCGTCAGTCATATTTGAAGACGAAATATAAAGATGTACCTGTGCGTGATTATGAAAGTTACGGGTCTGAAGTCAAGCCTACACATGTGCCAATACCGAAACCATACCCG ATCGAAGTCCCTCACCCGGTTATAGTCCCGGTGCCGCGTCCGTTCCCGGTGCGGGTGCCGGTGTCTAGGCCGGTCGCGGTGCCCGTGCTGCGGGAGATCACCGTCCCTATCGTGAAGCCGGTGCCTTACCCCGTCTACAAAAAGGTTCCCTACCCAGTAGAGAAGCTAGTCCCTGTGCCTGTTGAAAAAGAG GTGACAGTGCCGGTGGAAAAGCCTTACCCAGTTCATATTCCCTACGTGCGACCAGTATTCCATCACACGAAGCCGGTTCATGAGGACCCTGAGAATTTAGAAGAGGATGACTACATGCGCCGTCCTGAAGTGAAGAAGCCTTCTCAGTATAAGAAGAGACCTTATGG TTCCCGTAACAGATCGCGAAGGCCGTCTCGCTCCAGCTACCAGGAACGCAACAGGAGGAGGTGGCCCGAGCGCCGCCGGCCTTCCTCCAACAGCGAGCACAGACACCACTCCAGGCCCTCGGAGTACTACTCCCCGCCGTACAAGCATCATAACTACGAACCTGAGGATGAGGACGAACACAGTGACTATGCCCTCTATTGCAGGAGAACAGGCAACTGTTGA